From a single Adhaeribacter swui genomic region:
- a CDS encoding amidohydrolase family protein — protein MRKIIFTLLFAAGTSFSSHAQQTFPRNGVYDDRPGLVAFTNATIFVDYQTKLDKATLVIRNGKVEAAGANIKIPAGAVVVDAQGKFIYPSFIDLFSAYGLPPIAPASVGFTSPPQPESTRKGAFNWNQAIRADANAVELFKVDNKSAEDYRQQGFGTVLTQHPDGIARGTAALVTLAQKRENEVVLKEKVAVGMSFNRGSSSQDYPGSLMGAIALVRQTYLDADWLHHHPQEEQNLSLQAFYANRTLPHIFEVLDKLNVLRADKIGDEFGKQYIIKGRGDEYQMLREVKATNAPLILPVNFPDAYNVEDPLDADLIALEDLKHWEMAPANAALLTKNNVVFAFTAADLKDKKKFLTNIRKAITYGLSEQEALKALTQTPARLLQAENQVGALRKGMMANFIITSQPVFQGENVILENWVQGERYAVRQLPIDVRGTYSLKVGDQAPIRLEITGMGDKPDGRLIFKNPAEKDTTKIKAGLNLTNDLITLTYNADPKKPESLVRLSGWYTTGKPGFEGSGQVPIGTPVKWVATLEKAYPVPPPPVVAPKLPEVGPLGANLFPFTAFGRTALPKSETILIKNATVWTNEKEGRLENADVLMRNGKIEKVGKNLSSNGAKTIDGTGKHVTPGIIDEHSHIAISHSVNEGTQSVTSEVRIGDVVDPEDINIYRQLAGGVVASQLLHGSANPIGGQSALIKLRWGLGPEELKIKGADNYIKFALGENVKQSNWSSQHTIRFPQTRMGVEQVYIDAFQRAKEYDQAWKNYRKLSKSAQAKTGAPRRDLELEALAEILNKQRFITCHSYVQSEINMLLKVADQMGFQVNTFTHILEGYKVADKMKNHGSGASTFSDWWAYKMEVKDAIPYNAALMTNVGLVTAINSDDAEMARRLNQEAAKTVKYGGLSEEEALKLVTLNPAKLLHLDNRMGSLKPGKDADVVLWTDHPLSIYAKAEKTFVDGTLYYDLDNDKQLRQERDQERQRLIQKMLSAKQSGEPTQPAPVTRKGEVKHCEDIVVEE, from the coding sequence ATGCGTAAAATTATTTTTACTCTTCTTTTTGCCGCCGGCACTTCTTTCTCAAGCCACGCGCAGCAAACTTTCCCACGTAATGGCGTGTACGACGATCGCCCCGGCTTAGTCGCTTTTACCAACGCAACCATTTTCGTCGATTATCAAACCAAACTCGACAAAGCCACTTTAGTAATCCGAAACGGGAAAGTAGAAGCCGCGGGCGCTAACATTAAAATTCCGGCTGGTGCGGTAGTGGTGGATGCACAGGGTAAGTTTATTTACCCCAGTTTTATTGATTTGTTTTCGGCTTATGGTTTGCCGCCCATAGCACCTGCGTCGGTGGGTTTTACTTCTCCACCGCAACCCGAAAGTACCCGGAAAGGCGCTTTTAACTGGAACCAGGCCATTCGGGCCGATGCCAACGCCGTAGAATTATTTAAAGTGGATAATAAAAGCGCCGAAGATTACCGGCAGCAAGGTTTTGGTACCGTATTGACCCAGCACCCAGACGGCATTGCCCGGGGAACGGCCGCTTTGGTAACCCTGGCGCAAAAACGGGAAAATGAAGTTGTATTAAAAGAAAAAGTCGCTGTTGGTATGTCTTTTAACCGGGGTTCTTCTTCGCAAGATTATCCGGGCTCCTTGATGGGAGCTATCGCTTTGGTGCGCCAAACTTATCTGGATGCCGACTGGCTGCATCACCACCCCCAAGAAGAACAAAACTTATCGTTACAAGCTTTTTATGCCAATCGCACCCTGCCTCACATTTTTGAAGTATTGGATAAACTAAATGTGTTACGCGCTGATAAAATTGGAGATGAGTTTGGGAAGCAATACATTATTAAAGGCCGCGGTGACGAATACCAAATGTTACGCGAGGTAAAAGCAACGAACGCACCTTTAATTCTGCCGGTTAATTTTCCGGATGCTTATAACGTAGAAGACCCACTTGATGCGGATTTGATTGCCCTGGAAGATTTAAAGCATTGGGAAATGGCTCCGGCTAACGCCGCCTTATTAACTAAAAACAACGTAGTCTTTGCTTTTACCGCCGCTGATTTAAAAGATAAGAAAAAATTTCTGACTAATATTCGCAAAGCCATAACCTACGGCCTCTCGGAGCAGGAAGCCTTAAAAGCTCTGACTCAAACCCCAGCCCGCTTACTGCAAGCCGAAAACCAGGTAGGTGCGTTGCGGAAAGGCATGATGGCTAACTTTATCATTACCTCGCAACCTGTTTTTCAGGGCGAAAATGTAATACTAGAAAATTGGGTTCAGGGCGAACGTTATGCCGTACGGCAGTTGCCCATTGATGTGCGGGGCACTTATTCCCTGAAGGTGGGCGACCAAGCCCCCATCCGTTTGGAAATTACCGGAATGGGTGACAAACCCGATGGTCGCCTCATTTTTAAAAATCCGGCCGAAAAAGATACTACCAAGATCAAAGCAGGTTTAAATTTAACCAACGACCTGATTACACTCACTTATAACGCTGATCCTAAAAAACCGGAGAGCCTGGTACGTTTAAGTGGTTGGTACACCACCGGCAAACCTGGGTTTGAAGGTTCCGGACAAGTACCTATTGGTACGCCGGTAAAATGGGTGGCAACTTTAGAAAAAGCTTACCCGGTACCACCTCCTCCGGTAGTTGCTCCCAAACTTCCCGAAGTAGGCCCGCTGGGCGCTAATTTGTTCCCCTTTACCGCTTTTGGCCGCACCGCTTTACCTAAATCGGAAACCATCCTGATTAAAAATGCTACCGTCTGGACGAATGAAAAAGAAGGCCGCCTGGAAAATGCGGATGTTTTAATGCGCAACGGTAAAATTGAAAAAGTAGGCAAAAATCTCTCAAGTAACGGCGCTAAAACCATTGATGGTACCGGCAAACACGTTACGCCCGGTATTATCGACGAGCACTCGCACATTGCTATCAGCCACTCCGTAAACGAAGGAACGCAATCGGTTACCTCCGAAGTACGCATCGGCGATGTAGTAGATCCGGAAGATATTAATATTTACCGGCAGTTAGCGGGTGGTGTCGTAGCCTCCCAACTACTGCACGGCTCGGCCAATCCCATTGGCGGACAATCAGCTTTAATTAAATTGCGCTGGGGCTTGGGACCCGAAGAACTAAAAATTAAAGGCGCGGATAACTACATTAAATTTGCTCTCGGCGAAAACGTAAAACAATCGAACTGGAGTTCGCAGCATACCATCCGGTTCCCGCAAACCCGCATGGGTGTGGAACAGGTTTACATCGATGCTTTTCAGCGAGCCAAAGAATACGACCAAGCCTGGAAAAACTACCGCAAACTTTCCAAATCAGCGCAGGCCAAAACCGGAGCACCCCGCCGCGACCTGGAACTGGAAGCGCTTGCCGAAATTTTAAATAAACAGCGTTTTATCACCTGCCATTCGTACGTGCAGTCGGAGATTAACATGCTTTTAAAAGTGGCCGACCAAATGGGCTTTCAGGTAAATACGTTTACGCACATTCTGGAAGGATACAAAGTGGCCGATAAAATGAAAAACCACGGCTCGGGCGCTTCTACGTTTTCGGACTGGTGGGCTTATAAAATGGAAGTGAAAGATGCCATTCCGTACAACGCCGCCCTCATGACTAATGTGGGTTTAGTAACCGCCATTAACTCCGACGACGCCGAAATGGCTCGCCGTTTAAATCAGGAAGCAGCTAAAACCGTAAAGTACGGTGGTTTATCCGAAGAAGAAGCCCTGAAATTAGTTACGCTCAATCCGGCTAAATTACTGCACTTGGATAACCGCATGGGCAGCTTAAAACCCGGCAAAGATGCCGATGTAGTACTCTGGACCGACCACCCGCTTTCTATTTATGCCAAAGCCGAAAAAACCTTTGTGGATGGTACGCTTTATTACGACCTGGATAATGATAAACAACTCCGCCAGGAACGGGATCAGGAACGCCAACGACTGATTCAAAAAATGCTTTCGGCCAAACAATCCGGCGAACCCACCCAACCGGCTCCGGTAACCCGTAAAGGCGAGGTAAAACACTGCGAAGACATAGTGGTGGAAGAATAA
- a CDS encoding metallophosphoesterase family protein: MSRFAISDIHGCAKTFRYLVEERLQIKPTDQLFLLGDYIDRGPDSKGVIDFILELRSKGFRVTTLMGNHEAMLLQAPENAQYLSAWLRNGGQAALQSFNAKQVSDIPSVYWNFLKNLEYYKELPDYLLVHAGFNFKVANPFADFESMIWIRNFIVKEKFTQGRRIVHGHTPTMDFEIKARVGPPAHSVINIDGGCVYTWPPGLGKLVALNLDTLELNIEENRDDV, translated from the coding sequence TTGAGTCGATTTGCTATTTCTGATATTCATGGGTGTGCTAAAACTTTCCGGTACCTGGTAGAAGAACGGTTGCAAATAAAACCCACGGATCAGCTTTTTCTTCTGGGGGATTATATTGATCGGGGACCAGATTCGAAAGGCGTGATTGATTTTATCTTGGAGTTGCGTTCTAAAGGCTTTCGGGTAACTACCTTAATGGGCAACCACGAAGCCATGCTGTTGCAGGCTCCCGAAAATGCGCAGTACTTATCTGCCTGGCTGCGTAATGGCGGACAGGCTGCTTTGCAAAGCTTTAATGCGAAACAAGTATCCGACATCCCGAGCGTATATTGGAATTTTTTAAAAAATTTAGAATACTACAAAGAGTTACCGGATTATTTGCTGGTGCACGCGGGCTTTAATTTTAAGGTAGCTAATCCGTTTGCCGATTTCGAGTCCATGATCTGGATCCGGAATTTTATAGTGAAAGAAAAGTTTACTCAAGGCCGCCGGATCGTGCACGGACATACCCCTACCATGGATTTTGAAATTAAAGCGCGCGTCGGCCCACCCGCGCATTCCGTTATAAACATTGATGGGGGCTGCGTGTATACCTGGCCCCCAGGGTTAGGTAAACTCGTAGCCTTAAATCTGGATACTTTGGAACTTAATATAGAAGAGAACCGGGATGATGTATAA
- a CDS encoding aldo/keto reductase, with protein MEDATGINNSYTRREATKLIAAAGASAFLPGALESTAAPTTMLLRKIPASGEELPVVGLGTWQTFDVSPSATVRAPLKEVLQQFVQMGGKLIDSSPMYGESEVVVGDLAAELKVASKLFMATKVWIQGREAGITQMETSMQEMRSNPMDLMQIHNLVDWQTHLKTLRAWKEAKRIRYIGITHYTVSAFDKLEKIMQSEPIDFVQLNYNIATRQAANRLLPLAQDKNIAVIVNRPFESGSLFSAVKNKPLPDWAREFDCASWGQFFLKYILGHPAITCVIPATSKVKHLTDNMQAGYGRLPNAAQRSQMEQFIQNLI; from the coding sequence ATGGAAGACGCTACTGGGATCAACAATAGCTACACGCGGCGGGAAGCCACTAAACTTATTGCAGCAGCCGGGGCATCGGCTTTTTTGCCCGGCGCCCTGGAGAGTACAGCCGCGCCTACCACCATGCTCCTGCGCAAAATACCAGCCTCCGGCGAAGAATTGCCTGTTGTGGGTTTGGGTACTTGGCAAACCTTTGATGTAAGTCCGTCGGCTACGGTACGGGCACCTTTAAAAGAAGTGCTGCAGCAGTTTGTGCAAATGGGCGGCAAGTTAATTGATTCGTCGCCGATGTACGGGGAGTCAGAAGTAGTGGTGGGCGACTTGGCCGCGGAATTAAAAGTAGCTTCTAAGCTGTTTATGGCCACCAAAGTATGGATTCAGGGCCGGGAAGCAGGCATTACGCAAATGGAAACTTCGATGCAGGAAATGCGCAGCAACCCCATGGATTTAATGCAAATTCATAACCTGGTAGATTGGCAAACGCATTTAAAAACCCTGCGTGCCTGGAAAGAGGCCAAACGTATCCGTTATATTGGCATAACGCACTATACGGTTAGCGCCTTTGATAAGCTAGAGAAAATAATGCAATCGGAGCCCATCGACTTTGTGCAATTAAACTACAACATAGCTACCCGCCAGGCTGCCAACCGGTTGTTACCTTTAGCCCAGGATAAAAACATTGCCGTAATTGTAAACCGGCCTTTTGAAAGCGGCAGTTTGTTTAGTGCTGTAAAAAATAAACCGTTGCCCGATTGGGCTCGGGAATTTGATTGCGCGAGTTGGGGACAGTTTTTCTTGAAATATATTTTGGGCCATCCGGCCATTACCTGCGTTATTCCGGCTACTTCTAAAGTTAAACACTTAACCGACAACATGCAAGCCGGCTACGGACGTTTACCTAATGCAGCTCAGCGCAGCCAAATGGAGCAATTTATTCAAAACCTGATTTAA
- a CDS encoding RtcB family protein, giving the protein MSSQVYAPSSAPVMANKKLSGHDLLKLGFPAGRTISLAISLMQKHYGHLTPTAQLDVLKQALAAPDTFVKDTVMGELIAALAKPHAPTGEVNLHEQPKPYAVFGENLIEADAKEQMDLAMRLPVTVSGALMPDTHKGHGLPIGGVLATSGVVIPYAVGMDIACRMHFTLYEVPASVLEQKKPQLKQVLLDQTRFGVNTGFEKPQDHAVFDRPEFNQIKILQQLQMRAAYQLGSSGTGNHFVEYGKVTLTSEANAFNLPAGEYVGILSHSGARSLGKNIAAHYTQIAMDTCRLPVEAKYLAWLDLKSQAGQEYWQAMQIANDYARACHEQIHERLSAWFGEKPVACVDSPHNFAWREQYQGQEVIVHRKGAAQATAGTYNVIPGSMTQPGYLVRGLGNTAALDSSSHGAGRALSAKKAAQVLYQTEMNGLVKAFGVELIGSSLQESPLAYKNMHYVMDSQLQQVEILGTFTPRIVRMDR; this is encoded by the coding sequence ATGAGTTCGCAAGTGTATGCCCCCAGTAGTGCTCCAGTTATGGCTAACAAAAAATTATCGGGACACGACCTGCTGAAATTAGGTTTTCCCGCCGGCAGAACCATTAGTCTGGCTATTAGCCTGATGCAGAAACATTACGGCCACCTCACTCCCACGGCCCAGCTGGACGTATTGAAACAAGCCCTGGCTGCTCCGGACACATTTGTGAAAGACACCGTAATGGGCGAATTAATTGCGGCCTTAGCGAAACCGCATGCGCCTACTGGCGAGGTAAACCTGCACGAACAACCCAAACCCTACGCTGTATTCGGCGAGAATTTAATTGAAGCAGATGCCAAAGAACAAATGGATTTGGCCATGCGCTTGCCCGTAACCGTTAGTGGCGCCCTGATGCCCGATACCCATAAAGGCCACGGTTTACCTATTGGCGGGGTACTGGCTACCAGCGGCGTGGTAATTCCGTACGCCGTTGGCATGGACATTGCCTGCCGCATGCACTTCACCTTATACGAGGTACCCGCCAGTGTACTGGAACAAAAAAAACCGCAACTCAAACAAGTATTACTCGATCAAACACGCTTTGGTGTAAATACCGGATTTGAGAAACCGCAGGATCACGCCGTTTTTGACCGACCAGAGTTTAATCAAATTAAAATTTTGCAGCAGTTACAAATGCGGGCTGCCTATCAATTGGGTAGCTCCGGCACGGGCAACCATTTTGTGGAATACGGCAAAGTAACCCTCACCTCCGAAGCGAATGCTTTTAACTTACCAGCCGGCGAGTACGTGGGTATTTTATCGCATTCGGGGGCCCGTAGCTTAGGTAAAAACATTGCAGCTCATTATACCCAAATTGCCATGGATACCTGCCGCTTACCCGTTGAAGCTAAGTATTTAGCTTGGTTAGATTTGAAATCGCAAGCAGGCCAGGAGTATTGGCAAGCTATGCAAATTGCCAACGATTACGCCCGGGCTTGCCACGAGCAAATTCATGAGCGACTGAGCGCCTGGTTCGGCGAAAAACCGGTAGCCTGCGTAGATAGTCCGCATAATTTTGCCTGGCGGGAACAATATCAGGGCCAGGAAGTTATTGTGCATCGCAAAGGAGCTGCTCAAGCTACGGCTGGCACCTACAACGTTATCCCAGGATCGATGACCCAACCCGGCTACCTGGTACGCGGCTTAGGCAATACGGCTGCCCTGGATTCTTCTTCGCACGGGGCTGGCCGGGCTTTATCGGCAAAAAAAGCGGCGCAGGTGCTTTACCAAACCGAGATGAATGGCCTGGTGAAAGCATTCGGGGTAGAATTAATTGGAAGCAGCTTGCAAGAGTCGCCGTTGGCTTATAAAAACATGCACTACGTAATGGATAGCCAATTACAGCAAGTAGAAATTCTGGGAACCTTCACGCCTCGTATTGTACGGATGGATCGGTAA
- a CDS encoding 1-phosphofructokinase family hexose kinase has product MKIVTLTINPALDKSTNVEKFEPEHKLRCAAPVFEPGGGGINVTRAIRNLGGDSLAYYLSGGATGQVLQQLLDDEGITHMPIPSVKWTRENFSVTETSTDKQYRFGMPGSIIPEYEWQYSLIKLEKTVPKPEYIVASGSLPRGVPNDFYARVATIAKKIGAKLILDTSGDALKQAAGIGVYLLKPNLNELAMLAGKEEIQDSEIEQFGKQLLANGMCEVLVVSMGGQGAMLITRDQVEHVPAPKVKARSTVGAGDSMVAGLVYKLSLGWSLSDSVKYGVAAGAAAVMSPGSELCRRDDVEDLYKWIKAQNLVDTNV; this is encoded by the coding sequence ATGAAAATTGTTACCTTAACTATAAATCCGGCTTTAGATAAAAGCACCAACGTTGAAAAGTTTGAGCCGGAGCATAAATTACGCTGCGCTGCGCCCGTGTTTGAACCGGGCGGGGGCGGCATAAACGTAACCCGCGCCATCCGCAACTTAGGCGGCGATTCTCTGGCCTATTATTTATCAGGGGGAGCTACCGGTCAGGTGCTGCAACAACTCTTGGACGACGAAGGCATTACCCACATGCCTATTCCGTCGGTAAAATGGACACGCGAAAATTTTTCGGTTACCGAAACTAGCACCGATAAACAATACCGTTTTGGTATGCCAGGTTCTATTATTCCGGAATACGAATGGCAATACAGCTTGATTAAACTAGAAAAAACCGTTCCGAAACCCGAGTACATTGTAGCCAGCGGTTCTTTGCCGCGCGGCGTACCTAACGATTTTTACGCCCGGGTAGCTACTATTGCAAAGAAAATTGGCGCTAAGTTAATCCTGGACACTTCCGGCGACGCTTTAAAGCAAGCAGCTGGTATTGGCGTGTATTTATTAAAACCAAACCTGAACGAGCTGGCTATGTTGGCCGGGAAAGAAGAGATTCAGGATAGTGAAATTGAACAGTTCGGCAAACAACTGCTGGCTAACGGTATGTGCGAAGTGTTGGTAGTTTCGATGGGTGGCCAAGGCGCCATGCTGATAACCCGCGACCAGGTAGAACATGTTCCGGCCCCCAAGGTTAAAGCCCGCAGCACCGTAGGCGCCGGCGACAGCATGGTAGCCGGTTTGGTTTACAAATTATCGTTGGGTTGGTCTTTAAGCGATTCGGTGAAGTACGGAGTTGCCGCGGGTGCCGCTGCCGTTATGTCGCCGGGCTCCGAACTTTGCCGCCGCGACGATGTAGAAGATTTATACAAATGGATTAAAGCGCAGAACTTAGTGGATACTAACGTGTAG
- a CDS encoding class I SAM-dependent methyltransferase yields the protein MGFYAQVITPRVMNFFMSAKEFPAYRAELLKHAQGKVLEIGFGSGLNLPFYPEHIKQIDTVDSNAGMQPLAQKNIAQSAIQVKQHTLSAEQLPFADNTFDTVVSTWTLCSIPDVAQALSEIKRILKPEGRFLFVEHGLSPEVKVQKWQHRLNPVQKTLFDGCHLDRNIEKIVAGAGFKFEKLRKEYAGSPKLFSYFYFGIAHK from the coding sequence ATGGGATTTTACGCGCAGGTAATTACACCCCGGGTAATGAACTTTTTTATGTCGGCTAAAGAATTTCCGGCTTACCGGGCCGAGCTCCTGAAGCACGCGCAGGGTAAAGTACTGGAAATAGGCTTTGGTTCGGGGCTTAATTTGCCTTTTTATCCCGAGCACATAAAACAGATTGACACAGTAGATAGTAACGCTGGCATGCAGCCTTTAGCGCAGAAAAATATTGCCCAATCTGCTATCCAGGTAAAGCAACATACCCTCAGCGCCGAACAATTGCCTTTTGCCGATAACACTTTTGATACCGTTGTGAGTACCTGGACCTTGTGCAGCATTCCGGACGTAGCCCAAGCATTAAGCGAAATTAAACGTATACTGAAGCCCGAAGGACGTTTTTTGTTTGTAGAGCACGGTTTAAGTCCGGAAGTAAAAGTGCAGAAATGGCAACATCGGTTAAATCCGGTTCAGAAAACCCTTTTTGATGGCTGCCACCTGGACCGGAACATCGAAAAGATTGTAGCGGGCGCTGGGTTTAAATTTGAGAAATTACGCAAAGAATACGCCGGATCGCCGAAGCTGTTTAGTTACTTTTACTTTGGAATCGCCCACAAATAA
- a CDS encoding DUF7793 family protein: protein MSTFPNSDKDSFLETPYVTMFVREGIYQATFKPLETLDLDIAVATVQDRLNFFKNIAYPCLFDITQVKHTTKEARDYMANEGNQLVLASAMIVSSPMLKMMANFYIMVNKPKNPTRLFTDRESGLDWLRSFRKTI from the coding sequence ATGTCCACTTTCCCAAATTCTGATAAAGATTCCTTTCTTGAAACGCCTTACGTAACTATGTTTGTCCGGGAAGGAATTTATCAGGCTACTTTTAAACCACTAGAGACGTTAGACTTGGACATTGCGGTTGCTACGGTACAGGATCGGTTAAATTTTTTTAAAAATATAGCGTATCCTTGTTTATTCGACATAACCCAAGTAAAACATACTACCAAAGAAGCCCGCGACTACATGGCCAACGAAGGAAACCAATTGGTTTTGGCCAGCGCCATGATTGTGTCGTCGCCGATGCTGAAAATGATGGCCAACTTTTACATTATGGTGAACAAGCCTAAAAATCCCACGCGGCTTTTTACGGATAGGGAGAGTGGTTTAGACTGGCTCCGTAGTTTTAGGAAAACGATTTAA
- a CDS encoding ATP-binding protein, producing the protein MKKLILAILLLPTFLHAQNRTVDSLLTLLNSNLGKADLVSLNCQLSRQYQFSDIKKAKNYAQAAVDLASKFRLTNKEAEALTLLGHAHLVLGEFDQALACHFKSLKLAEQAHDTTVIVASYNALGGMYHKVKDSKSAFLYIRKAGNLARRVNDTLGLSKVYNNLGNLYEEEKKYNQAFSYFAKAASMQRLLGRNRNLAISLHNMGHVHIYLPHPEKGLPYLFESLEINQTIQNNMLRSGTLGSISQVYALLGDQKKAMQFAHQSYEWAVKTESSKKINEAAKLLQKLYAGQKDYAKAYHYLEIVNQQENKLDLEHQKLKAAEITAEHERALHELQQKRFAAEQENQALKIRKQNESLVLSAVVVCLLTVLLLVVYRSRQGFKLTSLQLTAANNRMQVQNKEIEKQRTELYSQSQTLQKQNHLLENHNGFKNRIFTIISHDLKTPFNSLKGVLALLKTKEMSRNDLEMLFNLLGKEMEQSLEMLQSLLVWSKAQLAGSHIVLKPVNIQQLATENLQLVESRAEEKGITLRNEISESTEILTDQERLNFTIRNLVQNAIKFTSAGGQISIRTEEQEDRMCILVSDTGKGIKPENLNRLFKEDRFTTVGTRNEKGTGLGLMLCKELLESINASITVESQIGAGSTFRVFLPKSNLAALQWRSMPELNLN; encoded by the coding sequence ATGAAGAAATTAATACTTGCTATTTTATTACTGCCTACCTTCCTGCACGCCCAAAACAGAACCGTAGATAGCCTATTAACTTTATTAAATTCAAATCTTGGTAAAGCAGATTTAGTAAGTTTAAATTGCCAACTTAGCCGGCAGTACCAATTTTCTGATATTAAAAAAGCTAAAAATTACGCGCAAGCTGCCGTAGACTTGGCGTCTAAGTTTCGTTTAACCAACAAAGAGGCCGAAGCTTTAACGCTCCTGGGGCACGCGCATTTGGTGTTAGGCGAGTTTGATCAGGCGTTAGCCTGCCATTTTAAATCTTTGAAACTAGCTGAACAAGCTCACGATACCACCGTTATTGTGGCATCTTATAATGCTTTAGGGGGCATGTACCACAAAGTTAAAGATTCTAAAAGTGCTTTTTTGTATATCCGGAAAGCCGGAAATCTGGCCCGGCGGGTAAACGATACTTTGGGCTTGAGCAAGGTTTACAATAATCTGGGCAACCTTTACGAAGAAGAAAAAAAGTACAATCAGGCTTTTTCTTACTTCGCAAAAGCAGCTAGTATGCAACGGCTACTCGGTCGCAACCGCAACTTAGCCATAAGTTTGCACAACATGGGCCACGTGCACATTTATCTCCCGCACCCCGAAAAAGGCCTCCCCTATTTGTTTGAGTCGCTGGAAATAAATCAAACTATCCAGAACAATATGCTGCGGTCGGGCACTTTGGGCAGTATTTCTCAAGTATACGCGTTACTGGGCGATCAAAAGAAAGCCATGCAATTTGCGCATCAGAGCTACGAATGGGCAGTAAAAACTGAGTCGAGCAAAAAAATAAACGAAGCAGCTAAACTCCTGCAAAAATTATACGCCGGGCAAAAAGATTATGCCAAAGCTTACCATTACCTCGAAATAGTAAATCAACAAGAAAATAAGCTCGACCTGGAGCACCAAAAATTAAAAGCCGCCGAAATAACAGCCGAACACGAAAGAGCCTTGCACGAACTTCAGCAAAAAAGATTTGCTGCCGAGCAGGAAAATCAAGCCTTAAAAATTCGGAAGCAAAATGAATCGCTGGTTTTAAGTGCGGTGGTGGTTTGTTTGTTAACGGTACTTTTATTGGTTGTTTACCGTAGCCGCCAAGGTTTTAAGCTTACCTCCCTGCAACTAACCGCGGCCAATAACCGCATGCAAGTGCAAAACAAAGAAATAGAAAAACAACGCACCGAGTTGTACTCCCAGTCGCAAACTTTACAAAAGCAAAACCACTTATTAGAAAATCACAACGGCTTTAAAAACCGCATTTTCACGATTATTTCGCACGATTTAAAAACGCCTTTTAACTCCTTAAAAGGAGTACTGGCTCTTTTAAAAACCAAAGAAATGTCGCGCAACGACCTGGAAATGTTGTTTAATTTACTGGGCAAAGAAATGGAGCAATCCTTGGAAATGCTGCAAAGTTTATTGGTATGGTCTAAGGCGCAATTAGCTGGTTCTCATATTGTGTTAAAACCCGTTAACATTCAACAGTTGGCGACAGAAAACTTGCAACTGGTAGAATCGCGGGCAGAAGAAAAAGGCATAACCTTACGGAATGAGATTTCTGAAAGTACCGAAATTTTAACCGATCAGGAACGTTTGAATTTCACCATCCGGAACCTGGTTCAAAATGCTATCAAGTTTACTTCGGCAGGAGGCCAGATTTCTATCCGCACCGAAGAACAGGAAGACCGGATGTGCATTTTGGTGAGTGACACGGGCAAGGGAATAAAACCCGAAAATTTAAACCGCTTATTTAAAGAAGACCGTTTTACCACCGTGGGTACCCGCAACGAAAAAGGCACGGGCTTAGGTTTGATGCTTTGCAAAGAATTACTCGAAAGTATTAACGCAAGCATTACGGTCGAAAGCCAGATTGGGGCCGGAAGTACTTTCCGGGTATTTCTGCCTAAATCCAACTTAGCCGCTTTACAATGGAGAAGTATGCCCGAATTAAATTTAAATTAA